In Candidatus Margulisiibacteriota bacterium, a single genomic region encodes these proteins:
- the coaD gene encoding pantetheine-phosphate adenylyltransferase gives MKICVYPGSFDPITNGHLDIIKRALKTFDEVYVAVLHNPEKEPNFSFVQRMKMVKESVSGMKKVSVESFDGLLVDYAASKGACAIIRGLRAVSDFEFEFQMALTNAKMQPRIETVFLMTGYKYSYLSSSLVMQIARLGGDVSDLVPAAVNKELKTIKKTERGK, from the coding sequence ATGAAGATCTGTGTATATCCGGGCAGTTTTGACCCGATAACCAACGGACATCTTGACATAATCAAGAGGGCGCTTAAGACCTTTGACGAGGTCTATGTGGCAGTCTTGCACAATCCCGAAAAAGAGCCCAATTTCTCTTTTGTGCAGAGGATGAAAATGGTAAAAGAGTCGGTTTCCGGCATGAAAAAAGTGTCTGTCGAGAGCTTTGACGGGCTACTGGTGGACTATGCGGCCTCAAAGGGGGCCTGTGCTATAATTAGAGGGCTGCGGGCTGTTTCGGATTTTGAATTTGAATTTCAGATGGCCTTGACCAATGCCAAAATGCAGCCCAGGATAGAGACCGTGTTTTTGATGACAGGATATAAATATTCTTATCTAAGCTCGAGCCTGGTGATGCAGATAGCAAGACTGGGAGGGGATGTGTCGGACCTGGTGCCTGCTGCGGTGAACAAAGAACTTAAGACCATTAAAAAGACCGAAAGGGGCAAATAA